From the genome of Eublepharis macularius isolate TG4126 chromosome 12, MPM_Emac_v1.0, whole genome shotgun sequence, one region includes:
- the CWC25 gene encoding pre-mRNA-splicing factor CWC25 homolog isoform X1 → MGGGDLNLKKSWHPQTLRNVEKVWKAEQKHEAERKKIEELQRELREERAREEMQRYAEDVGAVKKKDEKLDWMYQGPGGMVNREEYLMGRPVDKYVFQTMDDKEAGCSSETGLLPGSIFAQTGANSALDIASKIREDPLFMIRKREEEKKREVLNNPVKMKKIKELLQSSLEKKEKKKKRKEKKKKHKKHRHHSPSSSEDEQSKAKYYEKTDSLSLESLHPKISGYGLQVRGDGLDRKLSYKPSKSSRSESKCLSPQKYSDKTSKCEAEYRRPRSPLGNTKQHNSKEEKARTARRSPLSKKEGYRRQQASGYTRNLSAEELEQKRQEMMANAKWREEERANNVKKHRKEEAREKELEKLDRRDGKFIHHIKLESASTSSLEERVKRNIHSIQRTPAALEKNFMRR, encoded by the exons ATGGGCGGCGGCGACCTG AACCTGAAGAAGAGCTGGCATCCGCAAACTCTACGCAATGTGGAAAAAGTCTGGAAAGCGGAACAGAAACATGAAGCCGAGCGAAAGAAAATTGAAGAGCTGCAGCGGGAGCTGCGTGAGGAGCGAGCACGAGAAGAAATGCAGCGTTATGCAGAAGATGTGGGCGCTGTCAA GAAAAAAGATGAAAAGTTGGACTGGATGTACCAAGGGCCAGGGGGCAtggtgaacagagaggaatacctTATGGGCCGCCCAGTTGACAAGTATGTCTTCCAGACGATGGatgataaggaagctggctgttCCTCGGAGACTGGCCTTCTGCCAGGCTCAATCTTTGCCCAAacaggtgccaactctgccttggaTATAGCCAGCAAAATTCGAGAAGATCCCCTTTTCATGATAAG gaagagagaggaagagaagaaacGTGAAGTTCTGAACAACCCAGTAAAAATGAAGAAGATTAAAGAACTG TTGCAAAGCAGtttggaaaaaaaggaaaagaagaagaagaggaaagagaagaaaaagaagcacaAGAAACATAGACACCATAGTcctagcagcagtgaagatgaacaGAGTAAAGCCAA GTACTATGAGAAAACTGACAGTTTATCCTTGGAGTCCCTCCATCCCAAAATATCAGGCTATGGTTTGCAG GTTCGTGGTGATGGCCTTGACAGGAAGCTTTCCTACAAGCCTTCCAAAAGTTCTAGGTCAGAGAGCAAATGCCTATCACCACAGAAGTACAGTGACAAGACAAGCAAGTGTGAGGCAGAGTACAGAAGGCCAAGATCACCTCTGGGTAACACTAAACA GCACAACAGTAAGGAGGAGAAGGCCAGAACTGCACGCAGGAGTCCTCTCTCTAAGAAAGAAGGCTACAGGAGACAGCAGGCCTCCGGGTATACTAG AAATCTCTCAGCTGAAGAACTGGAGCAGAAGCGGCAAGAAATGATGGCGAATGCAAAGTGgcgggaggaggagagagcaaaTAACGTGAAGAAACATCGGAAGGAAGAAGCACGGGAGAAGGAGCTGGAGAAGCTGGACAGGCGGGATGGGAAGTTCATACA CCACATAAAACTCGAGAGCGCGTCCACCTCCTCCCTTGAGGAAAGAGTAAAGAGGAATATTCACTCTATCCAAAGGACACCAGCAGCCCTAGAAAAAAACTTCATGCGAAGATGA
- the CWC25 gene encoding pre-mRNA-splicing factor CWC25 homolog isoform X2 produces MGGGDLNLKKSWHPQTLRNVEKVWKAEQKHEAERKKIEELQRELREERAREEMQRYAEDVGAVKKKDEKLDWMYQGPGGMVNREEYLMGRPVDKYVFQTMDDKEAGCSSETGLLPGSIFAQTGANSALDIASKIREDPLFMIRKREEEKKREVLNNPVKMKKIKELLQSSLEKKEKKKKRKEKKKKHKKHRHHSPSSSEDEQSKAKHNSKEEKARTARRSPLSKKEGYRRQQASGYTRNLSAEELEQKRQEMMANAKWREEERANNVKKHRKEEAREKELEKLDRRDGKFIHHIKLESASTSSLEERVKRNIHSIQRTPAALEKNFMRR; encoded by the exons ATGGGCGGCGGCGACCTG AACCTGAAGAAGAGCTGGCATCCGCAAACTCTACGCAATGTGGAAAAAGTCTGGAAAGCGGAACAGAAACATGAAGCCGAGCGAAAGAAAATTGAAGAGCTGCAGCGGGAGCTGCGTGAGGAGCGAGCACGAGAAGAAATGCAGCGTTATGCAGAAGATGTGGGCGCTGTCAA GAAAAAAGATGAAAAGTTGGACTGGATGTACCAAGGGCCAGGGGGCAtggtgaacagagaggaatacctTATGGGCCGCCCAGTTGACAAGTATGTCTTCCAGACGATGGatgataaggaagctggctgttCCTCGGAGACTGGCCTTCTGCCAGGCTCAATCTTTGCCCAAacaggtgccaactctgccttggaTATAGCCAGCAAAATTCGAGAAGATCCCCTTTTCATGATAAG gaagagagaggaagagaagaaacGTGAAGTTCTGAACAACCCAGTAAAAATGAAGAAGATTAAAGAACTG TTGCAAAGCAGtttggaaaaaaaggaaaagaagaagaagaggaaagagaagaaaaagaagcacaAGAAACATAGACACCATAGTcctagcagcagtgaagatgaacaGAGTAAAGCCAA GCACAACAGTAAGGAGGAGAAGGCCAGAACTGCACGCAGGAGTCCTCTCTCTAAGAAAGAAGGCTACAGGAGACAGCAGGCCTCCGGGTATACTAG AAATCTCTCAGCTGAAGAACTGGAGCAGAAGCGGCAAGAAATGATGGCGAATGCAAAGTGgcgggaggaggagagagcaaaTAACGTGAAGAAACATCGGAAGGAAGAAGCACGGGAGAAGGAGCTGGAGAAGCTGGACAGGCGGGATGGGAAGTTCATACA CCACATAAAACTCGAGAGCGCGTCCACCTCCTCCCTTGAGGAAAGAGTAAAGAGGAATATTCACTCTATCCAAAGGACACCAGCAGCCCTAGAAAAAAACTTCATGCGAAGATGA